In a single window of the Micromonospora sp. WMMD1155 genome:
- a CDS encoding ATP-binding protein, with protein MGRMAQWRRVVQAHGHRLLHGAEEPDPSTGPAPSLNRLDALVEGFAAGQPVRWSLAGYPRPLPGPVDVVAYRIIEEALTNACRHAPGAPVAVRLRYDATGITIEVRDDGAGPAPSGGIAHHTGQGLLGVRRRAERLGGTFSAGPRAGGGFTVTVTLPAPEEVAE; from the coding sequence ATGGGGCGTATGGCGCAGTGGCGCCGGGTGGTGCAGGCGCACGGGCACCGGCTGCTGCACGGGGCCGAGGAGCCCGATCCGTCGACCGGGCCGGCACCCAGTCTGAACCGCCTCGACGCGCTGGTGGAGGGCTTCGCCGCAGGCCAGCCGGTGCGCTGGAGTCTGGCCGGGTACCCTCGGCCGCTGCCCGGGCCGGTCGACGTCGTGGCGTACCGGATCATCGAGGAGGCACTGACCAACGCGTGCCGGCACGCCCCGGGCGCGCCGGTCGCGGTCCGCCTGCGCTACGACGCCACCGGCATCACCATCGAGGTACGCGACGACGGCGCCGGTCCAGCGCCGTCGGGCGGGATCGCCCACCACACCGGGCAGGGTCTACTCGGGGTACGCAGACGCGCCGAGCGGCTCGGCGGCACGTTCTCCGCCGGCCCGCGTGCCGGTGGCGGCTTCACCGTGACGGTCACGCTGCCCGCGCCCGAGGAGGTGGCCGAGTGA
- a CDS encoding type II toxin-antitoxin system VapC family toxin: MGQCRMIVVDASVLADALVDDGPLGDAARAELTGDPHWAAPGHLLVEVMSVIRGKVLGGKLGLARAQEAVDTLPSLVIDEVGVSTLLDRMWQLRGNVSAYDAAYVAAAELMTCPLVTGDGRLAKASGVRCEVRLLAPN; encoded by the coding sequence CTGGGGCAGTGCCGCATGATCGTCGTTGATGCGTCAGTCCTGGCCGATGCTCTGGTCGACGACGGGCCGCTGGGTGACGCGGCGCGCGCGGAACTGACCGGAGATCCCCACTGGGCGGCGCCAGGGCATCTTCTGGTGGAAGTCATGTCGGTGATCAGGGGCAAGGTCCTTGGCGGCAAGCTCGGCCTTGCCCGCGCTCAAGAGGCTGTCGACACTCTGCCTTCACTCGTCATCGACGAGGTTGGCGTCTCGACGTTGCTCGACCGAATGTGGCAATTGCGGGGCAACGTCTCGGCCTACGACGCAGCGTATGTCGCGGCAGCCGAGTTGATGACCTGTCCACTGGTCACCGGTGATGGCCGGCTCGCCAAGGCCAGCGGGGTCCGCTGCGAGGTCCGACTGCTCGCGCCGAACTGA
- a CDS encoding MMPL family transporter, translating into MSGRGGRATLVAVAVVLAWLVIGGVAGPYAGRLSEVATNDNAAFLPTDAEATRAQDLAGRFVDRETIPALVVYERPSGITDADRQRVSADAARFAQVPGVVTPLPPPIPSEDGQALQVVVPVDDAEGEEIGAVVERLRDISGGDRDGLTVDVAGPAGLLADLIEVFSAIDGPLLLVTLVVVLIILLVVYRSPVLWIFPLLAAGTSYALASVFVYLLADADVLKLNGQAQGILTVLVFGAGTDYALLLIARYREELHRHDRPWSAMRAAWKAAAPAIIASGGTVIVSLLCLLLSSLNSNRALGPVAAIGIAATLLVMLTFLPALLVLGGRWAFWPRRPREDQADPRLEHGIWSRVAGFVARHARPIWLSTAVVLALLTLGLTQLGATTLGQSDLFTQRVDSVDGQEVISRHYPAGTGSPATIFTTEQTARQVAQVAQGVRGVADVRPLSTGPQTGPPDPGAAPKVVDGRVQLEATLTDPPDSDGAERTIRELRVAVHQVPGADAVVGGFTAINVDTSDAAKRDQNVIIPVVLVVIAVILALLLRALLAPVLLIATVLLSFAATLGLCALLFRHVLGFPGVDSSFPLFAFVFLVALGIDYNIFLMSRVREESVRRGTRAGVLAGLAVTGGVITSAGIVLAATFSALAVLPLVVLVELGTAVAIGVLIDTIVVRSLLVPALAYDIGAKIWWPGRLSRANGEREARDAG; encoded by the coding sequence ATGTCCGGACGAGGCGGCCGGGCCACACTTGTCGCGGTGGCGGTCGTGCTGGCCTGGCTGGTGATCGGCGGCGTGGCCGGCCCGTACGCCGGACGCCTCAGCGAGGTCGCCACCAACGACAACGCGGCCTTCCTGCCCACCGACGCCGAGGCGACCCGGGCTCAGGACCTCGCCGGTCGGTTCGTCGACCGGGAGACCATCCCGGCTCTGGTCGTCTACGAGCGGCCCTCCGGCATCACCGACGCGGATCGGCAGCGGGTGAGCGCCGACGCCGCCCGGTTCGCCCAGGTGCCCGGCGTGGTCACGCCGCTGCCGCCGCCGATACCGAGCGAGGACGGCCAGGCCCTCCAGGTCGTCGTGCCAGTGGACGACGCCGAGGGTGAGGAGATCGGCGCTGTCGTCGAACGACTGCGCGACATCAGCGGCGGGGACCGGGACGGCCTCACCGTGGACGTCGCCGGGCCGGCCGGCCTGCTCGCCGACCTGATCGAGGTGTTCTCCGCCATCGACGGGCCACTGCTGCTGGTCACCCTGGTCGTGGTGCTGATCATCCTGCTGGTCGTCTACCGCAGCCCGGTGCTCTGGATCTTCCCGCTGCTGGCCGCCGGTACGTCGTACGCCCTCGCCTCGGTCTTCGTCTACCTGCTGGCCGACGCGGACGTGCTCAAGCTCAACGGGCAGGCCCAGGGCATCCTCACCGTGCTGGTCTTCGGCGCCGGCACCGACTACGCGTTGCTGCTCATCGCCCGCTACCGCGAGGAGTTGCACCGCCACGACCGGCCCTGGTCCGCCATGCGCGCCGCCTGGAAGGCTGCCGCGCCGGCCATCATCGCGTCCGGCGGCACGGTCATCGTCAGCCTGCTCTGCCTGCTGCTGTCCAGCCTCAACTCCAACCGGGCACTCGGCCCGGTCGCCGCCATCGGCATCGCCGCCACCCTGCTGGTGATGCTCACCTTCCTACCCGCGCTGCTGGTGCTCGGCGGTCGCTGGGCGTTCTGGCCGCGGCGGCCCCGCGAGGACCAGGCCGACCCGCGCCTGGAGCACGGCATCTGGAGTCGCGTCGCCGGCTTCGTGGCCCGCCACGCCCGACCGATCTGGCTGAGCACCGCCGTCGTGCTGGCCCTGCTCACGCTCGGGCTGACCCAGCTCGGTGCGACCACCCTCGGCCAGTCCGACCTGTTCACCCAACGCGTCGACTCGGTGGACGGCCAGGAGGTGATCTCTCGGCACTACCCGGCCGGCACGGGCAGCCCGGCCACCATCTTCACCACGGAACAGACCGCCCGGCAGGTCGCCCAGGTGGCGCAGGGCGTACGCGGCGTCGCCGACGTCCGCCCCCTGTCCACCGGCCCGCAGACCGGCCCACCCGATCCCGGCGCCGCACCGAAGGTCGTCGACGGGCGGGTCCAACTGGAGGCCACCCTCACCGACCCACCCGACAGCGACGGCGCCGAGCGGACCATCCGTGAGCTGCGCGTCGCCGTACACCAGGTGCCCGGCGCGGACGCCGTGGTCGGTGGCTTCACCGCCATCAACGTGGACACCTCGGACGCCGCGAAGCGCGACCAGAACGTCATCATCCCGGTGGTGCTGGTGGTCATCGCGGTGATCCTGGCCCTGCTGCTGCGGGCGTTGCTCGCCCCGGTGCTGCTGATCGCCACAGTGCTGCTCAGCTTCGCCGCGACCCTCGGCCTCTGCGCGCTGCTGTTCCGCCACGTCCTCGGCTTCCCCGGTGTGGACTCGTCGTTCCCGCTGTTCGCGTTCGTGTTCCTGGTCGCGCTCGGGATCGACTACAACATCTTCCTGATGAGCCGGGTCCGCGAGGAGTCGGTCCGGCGGGGCACCCGCGCCGGTGTGCTCGCCGGCCTCGCCGTCACCGGTGGGGTGATCACCTCCGCCGGCATCGTGCTCGCCGCGACGTTCTCCGCCCTCGCCGTCCTGCCGCTCGTGGTGTTGGTCGAGTTGGGTACGGCCGTCGCGATCGGGGTACTGATCGACACCATCGTCGTCCGGTCGTTGCTGGTGCCCGCACTCGCGTACGACATCGGGGCGAAGATCTGGTGGCCGGGCCGGTTGTCCCGGGCGAACGGTGAGCGGGAGGCGCGCGATGCCGGCTGA
- a CDS encoding FAD-dependent oxidoreductase, with protein sequence MPAETDVVVVGGGLAGLAAARRLHRAGVPWRLLEASGRLGGRVATDVVDGYLIDRGFQVLNTAYPRLGTLLDTDRLDLGYFTSGVLVRKGDTLSRLVNPLREPTGGPGTALAGVGSLRDRLRFAALAAGCATLPAARLLAAPETTAETALRRAGLSDAIIEELLRPFLSGVFIDRELATSSHVLAMVLRSFARGRIGLPAEGMAALPRAIAAPLPADLLDLDTPVAEVAPGRVRTQAGDVRCRAVVVAVDPPAASALLSAVTTVRMHSYTTYYHSASEPPLTEPILLVDGERREIVANTVVLSNAAPTYAPAGRHLIATSVVGPTAPPEPTIRAELTRLYGQSTADWTHLTTVAVPQALPAAPPPQGRLRKPVSLGEGLFVAGDHRDSPSIQGALASGWRAAGAVLEELRAG encoded by the coding sequence ATGCCGGCTGAGACCGACGTGGTCGTCGTCGGCGGCGGCCTGGCCGGGCTCGCCGCCGCCCGCCGGCTGCACCGCGCCGGGGTGCCCTGGCGGTTGCTGGAGGCCAGCGGTCGGCTCGGCGGCCGGGTCGCCACCGACGTGGTCGACGGCTACCTCATCGACCGGGGCTTCCAGGTGCTCAACACCGCGTACCCGCGGCTCGGCACGCTGCTCGACACCGACCGCCTCGACCTCGGGTACTTCACCTCCGGTGTGCTGGTCCGCAAGGGCGACACCCTGTCGCGGCTGGTCAACCCGCTGCGCGAACCGACCGGCGGGCCGGGCACCGCACTCGCCGGTGTCGGCTCGCTGCGTGACCGGCTGCGGTTCGCCGCGCTCGCCGCGGGCTGCGCCACACTGCCCGCGGCCCGGCTCCTCGCCGCGCCGGAGACCACCGCCGAGACGGCGTTACGCCGGGCGGGCCTGTCCGACGCGATCATCGAAGAGCTGCTGCGGCCCTTCCTGTCCGGCGTGTTCATCGACCGGGAGCTGGCCACCTCCAGCCACGTGCTCGCGATGGTGCTGCGCTCCTTCGCCCGTGGCCGCATCGGCCTGCCCGCCGAGGGGATGGCCGCGCTGCCCCGGGCCATCGCCGCCCCGCTCCCCGCCGACCTGCTCGACCTGGACACCCCGGTCGCCGAGGTCGCCCCGGGCCGGGTCCGCACCCAGGCCGGCGACGTCCGCTGCCGGGCCGTCGTGGTCGCGGTCGACCCGCCCGCCGCGTCCGCCCTGCTTTCGGCGGTGACGACGGTACGCATGCACAGCTACACCACCTACTACCACAGCGCATCCGAGCCGCCGCTCACCGAACCGATCCTGCTGGTCGACGGGGAGCGGCGGGAGATCGTGGCGAACACGGTGGTGCTCAGCAACGCGGCACCCACGTACGCCCCGGCCGGACGGCACCTGATCGCCACGTCGGTGGTCGGCCCGACCGCCCCACCCGAGCCGACCATCCGGGCCGAGTTGACCCGGCTGTACGGTCAGTCCACAGCCGACTGGACACACCTCACCACAGTCGCCGTGCCGCAGGCGCTACCCGCCGCGCCACCACCGCAGGGGCGGCTGCGCAAACCCGTGTCACTGGGGGAGGGGCTGTTCGTGGCCGGTGACCACCGGGACAGCCCGTCCATCCAGGGCGCTCTCGCCAGCGGTTGGCGGGCCGCCGGGGCGGTGCTGGAGGAGCTGCGCGCCGGCTGA
- a CDS encoding ThuA domain-containing protein has product MRRRLRPVLGAAMAALAVLACTTPATPASAADAPYDVLVFSKTAGFRHDAIPVGIQTIRDLGAANNFTVTATEDAAAFTTSNLNQYEAVVFLNTTGDVLNASQQTAFESYIASGRGYVGVHAAADTEYDWPFYGNLVGAWFASHPAIQQANIKVEDRGHAATGHLPQTWTRTDEWYNYRTNPRSTAHVLATLDESSYSGGGMGADHPLSWCKSYNGGRSFYTGAGHTQASYAESGFRNHLLGGIRYASGRSKADCRPETGYTPIFNGSTTGWSQAGPGSFTNSDATLTSVGGMGLFWYNAKQFTNYSLKLDWKMAGDDNSGVFIGFPPSSDPWSAIDNGYEVQIDATDATDRTTGSIYTFKAADIAARDAALNAPGEWNTYELLVEGERLQVFLNGVKINDFTNTNPVRSLAGHIGIQNHGTGDDVAFRNIRIKELGGTPPPTGNTTIQAEAFSSANGVSAFTKAGANGGQTLGYIEPGDWAAYNGVNLTGVTSFTTRVVSGGAGGSIQVRTGSATGPVLGTVAVPNTGSWDTYANVTTTLSNVPSSTQNLYLTFTGSGTGLFDVDDFTLVKGTGGSTGVGPIKGLAGKCLDVRNGGTADGTQVQIYTCNGSAAQTWTVTQTPTIRALGKCLDVNGSGTANGTKIQLWTCNGSGAQNWAAQSDGTLRNPSSGKCLDVSGNNSADSTVVHLWTCLNAANQKWTLP; this is encoded by the coding sequence ATGCGCAGACGCCTGCGACCCGTCCTCGGTGCGGCCATGGCCGCACTCGCCGTCCTCGCCTGTACGACACCGGCCACCCCGGCCAGCGCCGCCGACGCCCCCTACGACGTCCTGGTGTTCTCCAAGACCGCCGGTTTCCGGCACGACGCGATCCCGGTCGGCATCCAGACCATCCGCGACCTGGGTGCGGCGAACAACTTCACCGTCACCGCCACCGAGGACGCCGCCGCGTTCACCACCAGCAACCTGAACCAGTACGAGGCGGTCGTCTTCCTCAACACCACCGGCGACGTGCTCAACGCCAGCCAACAGACCGCCTTCGAGTCGTACATCGCCTCCGGGCGCGGCTACGTCGGTGTGCACGCGGCCGCGGACACCGAGTACGACTGGCCGTTCTACGGCAATCTGGTGGGCGCGTGGTTCGCCTCGCACCCGGCCATCCAGCAGGCCAACATCAAGGTGGAGGACCGGGGCCACGCGGCGACCGGGCACCTGCCGCAGACCTGGACCCGCACCGACGAGTGGTACAACTACCGGACCAACCCCCGGTCGACCGCGCATGTGCTCGCCACGCTCGACGAGTCGTCGTACTCCGGCGGCGGGATGGGTGCCGACCACCCGCTGAGCTGGTGCAAGAGCTACAACGGCGGCCGGTCCTTCTACACCGGCGCCGGGCACACCCAGGCGTCGTACGCGGAGTCGGGGTTCCGTAACCACCTGCTCGGCGGCATCCGGTACGCCTCCGGCCGGAGCAAGGCCGACTGCCGGCCCGAGACCGGCTACACCCCGATCTTCAACGGCTCGACGACCGGGTGGTCGCAGGCCGGTCCGGGCAGCTTCACCAACTCCGACGCCACGCTGACCTCGGTCGGCGGCATGGGGTTGTTCTGGTACAACGCCAAGCAGTTCACCAACTACTCGCTCAAGCTGGACTGGAAGATGGCCGGTGACGACAACTCCGGCGTCTTCATCGGGTTCCCGCCGTCCAGTGACCCCTGGTCCGCCATCGACAACGGCTACGAGGTCCAGATCGACGCGACCGACGCCACCGACCGCACCACCGGGTCGATCTACACGTTCAAGGCCGCCGACATCGCCGCCCGCGACGCCGCGCTGAACGCGCCGGGGGAGTGGAACACGTACGAGCTGTTGGTCGAGGGTGAGCGGTTGCAGGTATTCCTCAACGGAGTGAAGATCAACGACTTCACCAACACCAACCCGGTCCGCTCCCTGGCCGGCCACATCGGCATCCAGAACCACGGCACCGGTGACGACGTCGCGTTCCGCAACATCCGGATCAAGGAGCTGGGCGGCACGCCGCCGCCGACCGGCAACACCACGATCCAGGCCGAGGCGTTCAGCTCGGCGAACGGTGTCTCCGCGTTCACCAAGGCGGGCGCCAACGGTGGGCAGACGCTCGGCTACATCGAGCCGGGCGACTGGGCCGCGTACAACGGCGTCAACCTGACCGGTGTCACCTCGTTCACGACCCGGGTCGTCTCCGGTGGCGCGGGCGGCAGCATCCAGGTGCGCACCGGCTCGGCCACCGGCCCGGTGCTCGGCACTGTCGCGGTGCCCAACACCGGCAGCTGGGACACGTACGCGAACGTCACCACCACGTTGTCGAACGTCCCGTCCAGCACCCAGAACCTCTACCTCACCTTCACCGGTAGCGGCACCGGGCTCTTCGACGTGGACGACTTCACCCTGGTCAAGGGCACCGGTGGCAGCACCGGGGTCGGCCCGATCAAGGGCCTGGCCGGCAAGTGCCTGGACGTACGCAACGGCGGCACCGCCGACGGCACGCAGGTCCAGATCTACACCTGCAACGGCAGCGCGGCGCAGACCTGGACCGTGACGCAGACCCCGACGATCAGGGCGCTCGGCAAGTGCCTGGACGTCAACGGCAGCGGCACCGCCAACGGCACCAAGATCCAGCTCTGGACCTGCAACGGCAGCGGCGCCCAGAACTGGGCGGCGCAGTCCGACGGCACCCTGCGCAACCCGTCGTCGGGCAAGTGCCTGGACGTCTCCGGCAACAACTCGGCGGACAGCACCGTCGTGCACCTCTGGACCTGCCTGAACGCGGCCAACCAGAAGTGGACCCTGCCCTGA
- a CDS encoding sugar phosphate isomerase/epimerase family protein: MARPITLFTGQWADLPFEEVCRLASEWGYDGLEIACWGDHFEVDKALADDSYVERKKETLAKHNLQVFTISNHLVGQAVCDHPIDERHQDILPARIWGDGEPEGVRQRAAEEIKDTARAAAKLGVKTVVGFTGSSIWHTLAMFPPVPPSMIERGYQDFADRWNPILDVFDEVGVRFAHEVHPSEIAYDYWTTKRTLEAIGNRPAFGLNWDPSHFVWQELDPVNFIFDFADRIYHVDCKDAKVRTGDGRRGRLASHLPWADLRRGWDFVSTGHGDVPWEDCFRALNAIGYEGPISVEWEDAGMDRLVGAPEALQFVRRLAFDAPSAAFDAAFSSKD; this comes from the coding sequence ATGGCGCGACCCATCACGCTCTTCACCGGCCAGTGGGCCGACCTTCCGTTCGAGGAGGTTTGCCGGCTCGCCTCCGAGTGGGGCTACGACGGTCTGGAGATCGCCTGCTGGGGCGACCACTTCGAGGTCGACAAGGCACTCGCCGACGACTCCTACGTCGAGCGCAAGAAGGAGACCCTCGCCAAGCACAACCTTCAGGTCTTCACGATCTCCAACCACCTGGTCGGTCAGGCGGTCTGTGACCACCCGATCGACGAGCGGCACCAGGACATCCTGCCCGCCCGGATCTGGGGCGACGGTGAGCCCGAGGGGGTCCGTCAGCGGGCCGCCGAGGAGATCAAGGACACCGCGCGGGCGGCCGCGAAGCTCGGGGTGAAGACGGTCGTCGGCTTCACCGGTTCGTCGATCTGGCACACCCTGGCGATGTTCCCGCCGGTGCCGCCGTCGATGATCGAACGCGGCTACCAGGACTTCGCCGACCGGTGGAACCCGATCCTCGACGTGTTCGACGAGGTCGGCGTGCGGTTCGCCCACGAGGTGCACCCGAGCGAGATCGCATACGACTACTGGACGACGAAGCGGACGCTGGAGGCCATCGGTAACCGGCCCGCGTTCGGGCTGAACTGGGACCCGTCGCACTTCGTGTGGCAGGAGCTGGACCCGGTGAACTTCATCTTCGACTTCGCCGACCGCATCTACCACGTGGACTGCAAGGACGCCAAGGTGCGTACCGGGGACGGCCGGCGTGGCCGGCTCGCCTCGCACCTGCCCTGGGCCGACCTGCGCCGCGGCTGGGACTTCGTCTCCACCGGGCACGGTGACGTCCCCTGGGAGGACTGCTTCCGTGCGTTGAACGCGATCGGCTACGAGGGCCCGATCTCGGTCGAGTGGGAGGACGCCGGGATGGACCGGCTCGTCGGCGCCCCGGAGGCGTTGCAGTTCGTCCGCCGGCTCGCCTTCGACGCTCCGAGCGCCGCCTTCGACGCGGCGTTCAGCAGCAAGGACTGA
- a CDS encoding insulinase family protein — MIQHLDVDGVPTLLAPTGGPMHAGLTFRVGTADETLARSGITHLIEHLALAPLGLADYHVNGATAPAYTTFHTQGSEADIAAFLTAVCAHLSDLPVARLDVEKEILRTEWSSRGSAAVDDIPLWRYGARDFGLSSYPEWGLGALTADDLRQWAARWFTRENAVLWIAGDRVPAGLRLTLPNGVRQPVPVASSALPTTPAYFVSGARAVVLDSVVRRTTAASTFAGVLERELYRSLRQDAGLSYTTTTAYEPRGDGYATLRALADALAEKQDAVLGGFVDVLAKMRVGRIEQADLDATIAKREDLLATTEVDAARLPGYALNLLTGQPNLTVDEYRAELKAVTVADLHDVAGEVMTSALLMVPGGHSADWAGFTAAPTHSADTVDGPTYRAREGAGGVRLGVDGVTYLRPDGHLTVRYADCAAMLAWPDGARQLIGTDAIVLHIEPTMLGLPPGTIQAIDAGVPADRQVTMPARSADQIPQPRPIERQPEPARRSWWEVPVMVLSGLGTLLMGGFCLLLTVGMFAAEESSEDDAWFWGVIAVGWVLTVILALPIVLLKRRRR, encoded by the coding sequence GTGATCCAGCACCTGGACGTGGACGGGGTGCCCACGCTGCTCGCCCCCACCGGCGGGCCCATGCACGCCGGGCTGACCTTCCGGGTCGGCACCGCCGACGAGACGCTCGCCCGCTCCGGCATCACCCACCTCATCGAACACCTCGCGCTCGCCCCGCTCGGCCTGGCCGACTACCACGTGAACGGCGCGACCGCCCCCGCGTACACCACCTTCCACACCCAGGGCTCCGAGGCGGACATCGCGGCGTTCCTCACCGCCGTCTGCGCGCACCTCTCCGACCTGCCGGTCGCGCGGCTCGACGTCGAGAAGGAGATCCTGCGCACCGAATGGAGCAGCCGAGGCTCCGCCGCCGTCGACGACATCCCGCTGTGGCGCTACGGCGCCCGCGACTTCGGCCTGAGCAGCTACCCGGAGTGGGGCCTGGGCGCGCTCACCGCCGACGACCTGCGGCAGTGGGCGGCGCGCTGGTTCACCAGGGAGAACGCCGTGCTCTGGATCGCCGGTGACCGGGTGCCCGCCGGGCTGCGCCTCACCCTGCCCAACGGGGTCCGGCAGCCGGTGCCGGTGGCGTCGTCGGCGCTGCCGACCACCCCGGCGTACTTCGTCAGCGGCGCCCGCGCCGTGGTACTCGACTCGGTGGTCCGCCGCACCACCGCCGCCAGCACCTTCGCCGGGGTGCTGGAACGCGAGCTGTACCGGTCACTGCGCCAGGACGCCGGTCTCTCCTACACCACCACCACTGCGTACGAGCCGCGCGGCGACGGGTACGCCACACTGCGGGCACTCGCCGACGCGCTGGCGGAGAAGCAGGACGCCGTGCTCGGCGGCTTCGTCGACGTACTCGCCAAGATGCGGGTCGGCCGGATCGAACAGGCGGACCTCGACGCCACGATCGCCAAGCGGGAGGACCTCCTCGCCACCACCGAGGTGGACGCCGCGCGGCTCCCCGGGTACGCCCTCAACCTGCTGACCGGGCAGCCGAACCTCACCGTCGACGAGTACCGGGCCGAACTGAAGGCCGTCACCGTCGCCGACCTGCACGACGTGGCCGGGGAGGTGATGACCTCGGCGCTGCTGATGGTGCCCGGCGGCCACAGCGCCGACTGGGCCGGCTTCACCGCCGCACCCACCCATTCCGCCGACACCGTCGACGGCCCCACGTACCGCGCGCGGGAAGGCGCCGGTGGAGTCCGCCTCGGCGTCGACGGTGTGACCTACCTGCGGCCGGACGGGCACCTGACCGTCCGCTACGCCGACTGCGCCGCCATGCTCGCCTGGCCCGACGGCGCGCGGCAACTCATCGGCACGGACGCCATCGTGCTGCACATCGAGCCGACCATGCTCGGGTTGCCCCCGGGGACGATCCAGGCCATCGACGCCGGTGTGCCGGCCGACCGGCAGGTCACCATGCCGGCCCGCAGCGCGGACCAGATCCCGCAGCCCAGGCCCATCGAGCGTCAGCCCGAACCCGCCAGGCGCTCCTGGTGGGAGGTCCCGGTGATGGTGCTCAGCGGGCTCGGCACCCTGCTCATGGGCGGCTTCTGCCTGCTGCTCACCGTCGGGATGTTCGCCGCCGAGGAGAGTTCGGAGGACGACGCGTGGTTCTGGGGCGTCATCGCGGTCGGATGGGTGCTCACTGTTATCCTCGCGTTGCCCATCGTGCTGCTGAAGCGACGACGGCGGTGA
- a CDS encoding type II toxin-antitoxin system prevent-host-death family antitoxin → MSAEAVHYNMHDAKTHLSRIIERVERGEEIIIDRAGTPVAKVVPLVRRASRTAVGSLAGQVDLSGDWDSPQPNAEIAGDFGIGA, encoded by the coding sequence ATGTCGGCTGAGGCCGTGCACTACAACATGCACGATGCCAAGACACACCTGTCGCGCATCATCGAGCGGGTGGAACGCGGCGAAGAGATCATCATCGACCGGGCAGGCACTCCGGTGGCGAAGGTCGTGCCGTTGGTGCGGCGAGCCAGCCGCACCGCAGTCGGCTCTCTGGCCGGCCAAGTGGATCTCTCCGGTGACTGGGATTCACCTCAACCCAATGCCGAAATCGCGGGCGACTTCGGCATCGGCGCATGA